The following DNA comes from Brassica oleracea var. oleracea cultivar TO1000 chromosome C5, BOL, whole genome shotgun sequence.
GTCTTAGCATACGGGTTCAACTTCAGCATCACATTCAGATTCTTCAAAGGATTCTTCTTCATCACAGCCCTCTTCGCATCCTTCTTAATCGGCTTCACCACACTCTGCACCTCATCAGAGTTAATAATCCTCGCCAAGTCAGCATTCACCATCTTCGCCCTAGGAAGCACATACCCCTTCTTTTTCTCCGACGGCTTCTCAAACGATCCATAGATCCCCTCAAGCTTCTCGAAAGCCGACTTGGTCCAAACCACAAACCTCCCAAGATGACCACCAGGAGCAAGCTTCAACAAGTTAAGCCTCTCCACGTGGCAAAGCTCAACACCAGGCAAGTTCCTAAACGCCTTCACAATCTTAGACCCTTCGGTTCCGTAAACCACAAGAGGACCTTTCCGACAAATGTAACGACGGTTCCTCATCTTCCCCACACCAGACCTAATCCCAATACTATCCTTCGCCTTCTCGGCATCATCGTAAGCACCAATCTGCTTCAAAACCTTGATAGCAGCTGCCGTCTTCTCCACGGCTTCGGCAGAGTCACTCACCACAAGAGGCATCTCGGGGACATTCTCGATCTTATGCCCACGCGCCATCACAAGCGCGGGAACAGCAGTCGCAGCAATGGCCGAGACGATCGCGTGCCTCTTCATGTTGACGTTCACGCGCCTGTGCCATTTGCGCCAGATCTTGGTCGGAGCGAACATGCGTCCGCCGCGACACATGTTACCGAAGGCTGCTTGTCCTGCGCGGTGAGTACCTCCTCCGGGGACACGGGGGATACGGGAGACGGCGCGTCCGGTTCCCCACGACTCGGCGGAGGTCTGGTGACCGGCCTTCTTGGAGACGGCGTAGGGCTGGCGGCTGTTGTTGGAGATTTGAGCGTGGACGAAGCTGACGATGTCGGGGCGGACGGGGGCCGTCATGACGTCGGGGAGGACGATGGTGGAGGATTGGTCGGTGGTCATGTCGCCGTCGAGGCCTTGGATGGTGACGAGAGGACGTGCGGCGGAGGTAGCCATTTCTCTTTGATGAGTTTTTTTTTCTCTCACTGTCTCTCGACTGCTCTCTCTCTGTGAAGGCTTTCGCAGGGTTGAGCTTAACAAGTTATATATACTAGGGTTTCGTTAGGGTTACTGAGGGTGATCTCTCAGTTAATGGGCCTTATAAAGCCCAATAAGTCTTAGTAGTTTATATTTTTTTTCAATCCCCTAACATTAAAGCTCGATAATAATGATCTATAAATTTACTGAGGGAATCCCGGCTAATGATCCTTAAAACCCAAGTAGATTGTTTATTCTTTCAGGCCTTAACATTAGTTATTTCTTTTTAATAATTCGTATTTTCCTAAAATAGGTTAAAGACCGTAGCCTCTAACTCTATATATATACGTGTCCCTCAAGCCTCAGATAACAGAGAAACAAAACTCATTGGATCTGTCTGCGTGAATACGAGGTTGTCTTATTCGTGACATTCAGATGGAGGAGGACGAGAGATCTAAATCCAGGAAGGAAGATTACGAAATGAAGGCGAAGAATCGCCGAGATCGTTACCGTGATCGCGGTAAGGACCAGAAGAAGGGGAACGGTTCAGAGAAGAACCGGCGCAAGAGACGGTGTGAGAGGGTTATGAGTATTGATTCGGAAGATGTTTGCGATCGATACGTTGGTTAACGGAGGGAGAAGCCTAAAGAAAAGGACAAGGATCGGAGACGGAGCGGTTCTGATAGGTTTAAAAGCGGAACGGAAGAGAAGGGAAGAAGATACCGAGAACATGGGAGAAATAGAGGTAAAGATCGTAAAATAGATAGAGAAGGCAATGAAGAGAGCGGTGATGATGTCAAGCGTGACTTGAAACGTGGAAGACAAGAGGACAATGATGAGAAGAAGTAGAGGATGGGGTTAAGCAGTTGGATGAGGAGGCAGAGAAACGTAGGAGAAGATTACATGAGTGGCAAGAACTGAAGAAGAAAAAGGAGGAAGCTGAAAGCGAAAGCAAGTCTTGGACTCTCGAAGGAGATTCTGATGATGACCAAGGCCCTCCCCATGGTGGTGATGCTTATAAGATGGTAGACGTTGTCTCTGAGAACGAAGAGGTAATTGATCCTTTACATGCTTTTATGAATACCATGGTTTTACCTGAGGTTGAGAAGCTTAGCAACGCTGCTTCTCCTCTAGGTACTGTTTTGGACTCTAACAAGGACGTTGATAATAAAGCCCGTGGTTGGGTTGGATAATCCAAGGTGAAGATTCTGACTATTCAGAGACAAAGGATGATGATGATCAACCTAGTTTGGACAAAGGAGACGAGGTCTTCATGAAGACACTAAAGAAGACAAAAGGAGATAAACTAACTCTTGTTGACCATTCAAACATAGAGTACCAACCTTTCCGTAAGAACTTCTACATCCAAGTGAAAGACATCTCAAACATGACAGAACAAGAAGTCAACACTTACAGAAAAGAACTAGAGATAAAAGTCCACGGAAAAGACGTACCAAGACCCATCAAATCATGGCACCAGACCGACCTAACCACCAGAATCTTGAACACAATCAAGAAACTCAACTTCCAAAACCCAACTCCTGTCCAATCACAACCCCTCCCAATCATAATGTCCGGTCGAGACTGCATCGGAGTCGCACCAACCGGGTCAGGCAAAACCCTCAGCTTCGTTCTACCAATGCTAAGACACATCAAAGACCAGCCTCCCGTCGAACCCGGCGACGGGCCCATTGGGCTTGTAATGGCACCAACCAGAGAGCTAGTCCAGCAGATTCACACCGATATCAAAAAGTTCGCTAAGTCACTGAGTATCAGATCAGCGGCAGTATACGGAGGTTCAGGAGTTGCTCAGCAGATCAGCGAGCTTAGGCGAGGGACTGAGATAATAATCTGCACTCCTGGTAGAATGATTGATATTCTCTCCACAAACAGTGGGAAAGTAACCAATCTCCAAAGAGTAACGTTTCTTGTAATGGATGAAGCTGACCGTATGTTCGACATGGGCTTCGACCTCAGATCACTCGCATTATCCAAAACATTCGACCAGAACACCCGCAACTTTCCCACGTCAAGTCGAGGCTTTAGCTCGCAAAGTCCTGAACAAGCCTGTTGAGATACAGGCGGGCGGGAGGAGCGTCGCGAATAAAGATATAACTCAGTTTGTTGAGATCAAGTCAGATAGCTAGAAGAGGCCTAGGCTCGTGGAGCTTATCGAGGAATGGTACGATAAAGGGAAGGTTTTAGTCTTTGTTGGTTCACAGGAGAAATGCGACGGTTTGTATAACGATTTGAAGAATAAATGTGGTTACCGTTGCCAATCTCTCCACGGAGGGAAAGATCAGATTCTTCGCGAGGTGGCTGTTTCTGAGTTTAAGAGCAGTGTTTGTAATTTGCTGGTTGCTACTAGCGTTGCGGCTAGAGGTTTGGACGTGAAGGGGGTTGAGTTGGTTGTGAACTTTGACGCTCCGAATCATTATGAGGAGTATGTGCATCGCGTTGGTCGGACGGGGAGGGCGGGGAGGAAAGGGTGCGCCGTGACGTTTGTGTCCGAGGATGATGCCAAGTACGCGCCGGATTTAGTTAAAGCTTTGGAACGGTCTGAGCAGGTTGTTCCTGATGGTTTGAAAGCGATGGCTGATGGTTTTATGGAGAGGGTGAGGGAAGGTGTTGAGAAGGGTCATGGAAGTGGTTTTGGCGGGAGTGGTTTTAAGTTTAATGACGAGGAGGATGTTAGGAGAGCAGCGAAGGAGGCGCAAAAGAAGGAGGATGGTATTGAGGAAGAAGACAAGTCTGAGTTGGAAGATGAGAACGGTGGTGGTGAGATCTCACAGCAGAAGCAGGAGGCTACTATGGTTGTTGCTGCTATGCTGCGAGGTTGTGCAAGGACTCGACAACAGTATGAAGCTGAACTGGAGATAAATGATTTCCCACAGAATGCTCGTTGGAAGGTGACGCGGAGAGAGACTCTTGGTTCGATATCGGATTGGTCTGGAGCGGCTATTACTACCAGAGGTCAGTTTTTCACGCCGGGACGTAGCCCGGGCCCTGGGGAACGCAAGCTTTACTTGTTTGTTGAAGGACCTAGCGAGGAATCTGTTAAGGCGGCCAAAGGTGAGCTCATGCGTGTTGTTAATGACGTTACTAATCAAGCCTTGTCGTTTCCCGGAAGATCACAACATGGTAGATACTCCGTCTTATAACCATGAGGTTTGTGTGACTCAAGGATTCTAATAAATTCGAATTCTGTTTTAAGTACTTTGTTTAGGATAACTTTTTAATTGCGGTTTTCAATTGGATTGATGTTTCTTTTGGTTCTACAAATTCTTATTACAAACTTTTTTTTTTCTGTCACAGCTTCAAGACAAGAGGGTTGCTGTTATGTACTTAGGGGTGTTCTTGAACCAGAACAATCAGTCCTGCGACTTCTCCTCGGACACACCCCTTATCCAAAATATTATCTGATAGTAGAGCAAAATCTAACTAGAGACTACCCCAACAGACAGAACATATAATATAAACACAAAACAAAAAGATAACAAAAGTAGAAATAGTATTTTGTACAATTGTGTGAGGATGAAGCTGCCCTCCTCGACCCACGAACCACAGCTTGAAGACCAAGAACTAGTAGAAAATGGATACCCCTTGAATATATTAAACCTATACCATTCACGGAACTAGTCCTGGTCAAAAATCTTCACATGAAGATTGAAGCTTGAAAACTTCACTCATGTCCCTTCTCCTCAAAACAACAACAGACCGTATTGAATGCATTGACGTATATAACTCAAAAGTTTATTTTAACCTGCAAATGCAGTGAGAACCACATATAACTCTTATGCAAAGACTATAAGAAATTAGTAACAAAGGCTTATAATTACTACTACGCTCCAAGTAATATAAATGTTGTTAAAGCATTCAGATATCATATTCCGGTCACTTTGAGTGTGACTGAGACTACTAGTGAGAAACTCTATATTGAGGGCTGGGACTAGACTTTTGAATAATGGTGAAGTGTTTTTTTCTTGTACTGCATTTCAAATGCATTAGGAGAAGAAGAGAAAAAAAAAATACTTACTTTAAGAACTGATGGCTGATACTTTCATGAATCAGATTTGTCGCTTGTTGAGTTGGGAACAAAGGAACCAGTGGTAACACTTGGGATCTCGGTGTTCACCTCGTCTGATGAGAGTACGTTCCTCTGCAGGCATCATTACAGTCAGACTAGCTAAGGTTAGATTGTATTTGATCATGCAAAGGTAAGAACCACCAACTATTAAAGAAGTGACACCAACTAATCGACTTTAGAGAAGTGTAATGGTTCAGACTCTGACAAAAGTTGGTCATCGCAAAAACCTTTTGATCGTAAATTTAACACTTACTGAGGATTCCAAATCAGGGTTTGATAAGTTAACTGTGAGGTTCCTCATCAATAACAGAACCTGCAAGATAAGATAAACGTGATTAGCAAGTAATGTAGAAGCTTGGGTATCACTA
Coding sequences within:
- the LOC106295520 gene encoding 60S ribosomal protein L4-1-like, coding for MATSAARPLVTIQGLDGDMTTDQSSTIVLPDVMTAPVRPDIVSFVHAQISNNSRQPYAVSKKAGHQTSAESWGTGRAVSRIPRVPGGGTHRAGQAAFGNMCRGGRMFAPTKIWRKWHRRVNVNMKRHAIVSAIAATAVPALVMARGHKIENVPEMPLVVSDSAEAVEKTAAAIKVLKQIGAYDDAEKAKDSIGIRSGVGKMRNRRYICRKGPLVVYGTEGSKIVKAFRNLPGVELCHVERLNLLKLAPGGHLGRFVVWTKSAFEKLEGIYGSFEKPSEKKKGYVLPRAKMVNADLARIINSDEVQSVVKPIKKDAKRAVMKKNPLKNLNVMLKLNPYAKTAKRMSLLAEAQRVKAKKEKLTKKRKTVTKEESLAIKAAGKAWYQTMISDSDYTEFDNFTKWLGASQ
- the LOC106293924 gene encoding LOW QUALITY PROTEIN: DEAD-box ATP-dependent RNA helicase 42 (The sequence of the model RefSeq protein was modified relative to this genomic sequence to represent the inferred CDS: inserted 3 bases in 3 codons; deleted 2 bases in 1 codon; substituted 2 bases at 2 genomic stop codons), which translates into the protein MEEDERSKSRKEDYEMKAKNRRDRYRDRGKDQKKGNGSEKNRRKRRCERVMSIDSEDVCDRYVGXRREKPKEKDKDRRRSGSDRFKSGTEEKGRRYREHGRNRGKDRKIDREGNEESGDDVKRDLKRGRQEDNDEKKXEDGVKQLDEEAEKRRRRLHEWQELKKKKEEAESESKSWTLEGDSDDDQGPPHGGDAYKMVDVVSENEEVIDPLHAFMNTMVLPEVEKLSNAASPLGTVLDSNKDVDNKARLGWIIQGEDSDYSETKDDDDQPSLDKGDEVFMKTLKKTKGDKLTLVDHSNIEYQPFRKNFYIQVKDISNMTEQEVNTYRKELEIKVHGKDVPRPIKSWHQTDLTTRILNTIKKLNFQNPTPVQSQPLPIIMSGRDCIGVAPTGSGKTLSFVLPMLRHIKDQPPVEPGDGPIGLVMAPTRELVQQIHTDIKKFAKSLSIRSAAVYGGSGVAQQISELRRGTEIIICTPGRMIDILSTNSGKVTNLQRVTFLVMDEADRMFDMGFXPQITRIIQNIRPEHXATFPRQVEALARKVLNKPVEIQAGGRSVANKDITQFVEIKSDSXKRPRLVELIEEWYDKGKVLVFVGSQEKCDGLYNDLKNKCGYRCQSLHGGKDQILREVAVSEFKSSVCNLLVATSVAARGLDVKGVELVVNFDAPNHYEEYVHRVGRTGRAGRKGCAVTFVSEDDAKYAPDLVKALERSEQVVPDGLKAMADGFMERVREGVEKGHGSGFGGSGFKFNDEEDVRRAAKEAQKKEDGIEEEDKSELEDENGGGEISQQKQEATMVVAAMLRGCARTRQQYEAELEINDFPQNARWKVTRRETLGSISDWSGAAITTRGQFFTPGRSPGPGERKLYLFVEGPSEESVKAAKGELMRVVNDVTNQALSFPGRSQHGRYSVL